A genomic window from Chlorobium phaeobacteroides DSM 266 includes:
- a CDS encoding helix-turn-helix transcriptional regulator → MAVDNIHQKIAAIASKEPSGWLKDAQWRTENRAWLKHSQAIALRILRTLRAKNVSQKELAEKIGVSPQQVNKIVKGRENLTLETISKLEGALDIVLLMLPPSSESTTHNLSSTLVPEPKKSSAKKSRAITVKVLQQGIVAGKVHETGSGYGKEVT, encoded by the coding sequence ATGGCGGTTGATAATATTCATCAAAAAATTGCAGCCATAGCCTCAAAGGAGCCATCTGGCTGGTTGAAAGATGCTCAGTGGAGAACTGAAAACAGGGCATGGTTAAAACATTCACAAGCCATAGCTCTACGGATTTTACGAACATTGCGAGCAAAAAATGTTTCGCAAAAGGAGCTTGCTGAAAAAATCGGAGTTTCACCCCAACAGGTTAATAAAATTGTTAAAGGGCGGGAAAACCTGACCCTTGAAACTATCTCAAAGCTTGAGGGTGCGCTTGATATTGTGCTTCTGATGCTTCCTCCATCAAGTGAGAGTACCACTCATAACCTTTCTTCAACCCTTGTGCCCGAACCAAAAAAATCCTCCGCTAAAAAGTCTCGAGCAATAACCGTAAAGGTGTTACAACAGGGGATTGTTGCGGGAAAAGTCCATGAAACCGGAAGTGGTTATGGCAAAGAGGTCACTTGA
- a CDS encoding site-specific DNA-methyltransferase: MLGGKPTLELPKNPVVHRGQDPELFWMNKYGSEDIDDLLKVDIRSLYRHEHIAPEKLIAGLHRVVEEKNPLDQMDLFSPNELFGNALEKDELQKVSEYYSHHDGWTNRLIQGDSHLVMASLLEREGMAGQVQTIYIDPPYGIKYNSNWQMKLNDRNVKDGSDEHLTGEPEMIKAFRDTWELGIHSYLSYLRDRMLIARELLTESGSCFVQISDENVHLVRCLMDEVFGSENFVSTISFIKTAGKMGGLLDNVNDFIIWYGKSKSSIKFRQLYTDRTLKSLNQGYNWIEEEEGKRYRLNSNQLNGEEVISKGKRFITAPLVSQSGGDNSDFEFEFENKKYKPSKGAFWKTNYNGFKRLSELGRLIGVKNTLAYVRYAEDFPVVSLNNFWSDTQQSTYAAEKNYIVQTYSKVIHRCILMTTDPGDLVLDPTCGSGTTAYVAEQWGRRWITIDTSRIALNIAKTRFMTATFPYYHLYSDVNVQATEKEGKIKKSVADKPDTEKSGDIRQGFVYEEVPHITLKSLANDEPPSTETLCDKPLEDKKKLRVCGPFTVETLQNYEPVSPNAVTETASETEGMAGFEERVFDHLKSAGVKNGIKNEQAVFIRIERLVSATLHAEGFYQTSEGEKKAYFHIGPKFGTVSKHAVNETVKECRQRGDANWLIILGFSFESDIASSTQTTSMGTFEVTKARMHDDLMQDGLMKKDKKAGSFITIGEPDIKLHKTGIEATVEICGLDIYDPIKDEVKARNVADIAYWMVDDDYDGSNFVVKQLFFCGGSQDEFSQWKKGLSDLARTKTRRNAEKTLKIEIDDEAFDRLYGFMSHPIPIKPNRKIAVRVISQFGEESMKVMDVTGS, from the coding sequence GTGCTTGGCGGCAAGCCCACGCTTGAACTGCCGAAGAACCCGGTGGTACATCGCGGCCAGGACCCGGAACTCTTCTGGATGAACAAGTATGGCAGTGAGGACATTGATGATCTGCTGAAGGTTGATATCCGCTCACTCTATCGCCATGAGCACATCGCCCCCGAGAAACTCATTGCTGGTCTGCACCGCGTGGTGGAGGAGAAGAATCCGCTCGACCAGATGGATCTCTTTTCCCCGAACGAGCTCTTTGGCAACGCGCTTGAAAAGGATGAACTGCAAAAGGTATCGGAATACTACAGCCACCATGACGGCTGGACAAACCGCCTTATCCAGGGAGACAGCCACCTCGTCATGGCAAGCCTGCTGGAGCGTGAAGGGATGGCCGGGCAGGTGCAGACGATCTACATCGACCCGCCCTACGGCATCAAGTACAACAGCAACTGGCAGATGAAGCTCAACGACCGTAACGTCAAGGATGGCAGCGACGAGCACTTGACAGGTGAGCCGGAGATGATCAAGGCTTTTCGCGACACCTGGGAGCTTGGCATTCACAGTTACCTCTCCTATCTGCGTGACCGGATGTTGATAGCCCGTGAACTGCTGACGGAGAGCGGATCTTGCTTTGTGCAGATTTCCGATGAGAATGTGCATCTCGTCAGGTGTCTAATGGATGAGGTGTTCGGGAGTGAGAATTTTGTTAGCACCATATCGTTTATAAAAACGGCAGGTAAAATGGGTGGGTTACTGGATAATGTAAATGATTTTATTATTTGGTATGGGAAAAGCAAGAGTAGTATAAAATTTAGACAGTTATATACTGATCGAACTTTAAAAAGTTTAAATCAGGGGTATAACTGGATAGAAGAAGAGGAAGGGAAGCGATATCGCCTTAATTCGAATCAATTAAATGGTGAAGAAGTAATTTCAAAAGGTAAACGTTTTATTACTGCGCCATTAGTTTCTCAAAGTGGAGGAGATAATTCTGATTTTGAATTTGAGTTTGAAAATAAAAAATATAAACCATCTAAGGGTGCATTTTGGAAAACAAATTACAATGGATTTAAAAGGTTGTCTGAATTGGGCAGATTAATCGGTGTCAAGAATACCTTGGCATATGTCCGTTATGCTGAAGATTTCCCTGTGGTATCATTAAATAATTTTTGGTCGGATACTCAACAAAGTACATATGCAGCGGAGAAGAATTATATTGTACAAACATATTCAAAAGTTATTCACCGCTGCATCCTCATGACCACCGACCCCGGTGATCTGGTGCTTGACCCGACATGCGGCAGCGGAACAACAGCCTACGTTGCCGAGCAGTGGGGGAGACGGTGGATCACCATCGACACCAGCCGTATAGCCCTGAACATTGCCAAAACCCGCTTCATGACGGCAACCTTTCCCTACTACCATCTCTACAGCGATGTTAACGTGCAGGCAACAGAGAAAGAGGGGAAGATCAAAAAGAGTGTTGCCGATAAACCGGATACAGAAAAATCAGGTGACATCCGTCAGGGTTTTGTTTACGAAGAGGTGCCGCACATCACCCTGAAATCCCTTGCCAACGACGAACCGCCCTCAACCGAAACCCTCTGCGACAAGCCGCTCGAAGATAAAAAGAAGCTCCGCGTCTGCGGCCCCTTCACTGTCGAGACCCTCCAGAACTACGAGCCCGTCAGCCCCAACGCAGTGACGGAAACAGCCTCCGAAACCGAAGGAATGGCCGGATTTGAAGAGCGGGTATTCGACCACCTGAAATCTGCCGGAGTGAAAAACGGCATCAAAAACGAGCAGGCTGTCTTTATTCGCATTGAGCGTCTTGTCAGTGCCACGCTTCATGCTGAAGGATTTTACCAGACATCGGAAGGTGAAAAGAAAGCCTACTTTCACATTGGCCCGAAATTCGGTACCGTCAGCAAACATGCCGTCAACGAAACCGTCAAAGAGTGCCGCCAGCGCGGCGATGCCAACTGGCTCATCATCCTCGGCTTCAGCTTCGAAAGCGACATTGCGAGCAGCACCCAGACCACCAGCATGGGCACCTTCGAAGTCACCAAGGCCCGAATGCACGACGACCTCATGCAGGACGGCCTCATGAAAAAAGACAAAAAAGCCGGTTCCTTCATCACCATCGGCGAGCCCGACATCAAGCTCCACAAAACCGGCATCGAAGCCACAGTCGAAATCTGCGGCCTTGATATCTACGACCCTATCAAAGACGAAGTCAAAGCCCGCAACGTCGCCGACATCGCCTATTGGATGGTAGACGACGACTACGACGGCAGCAACTTCGTTGTCAAACAACTCTTCTTCTGTGGTGGCAGTCAAGACGAATTCAGCCAATGGAAAAAGGGTCTGAGCGACCTCGCCCGCACCAAAACCAGACGCAACGCCGAAAAGACCCTTAAAATCGAAATCGACGACGAAGCGTTCGATCGTCTGTATGGCTTCATGTCACACCCGATTCCGATTAAGCCTAACCGGAAAATTGCCGTCAGGGTTATCAGTCAGTTCGGCGAAGAGAGTATGAAGGTGATGGATGTGACTGGTTCCTGA
- a CDS encoding LptF/LptG family permease, with amino-acid sequence MKIIDRYLLKSHIGPFIFAFITILFVLILQFFAVFSERLLGKGIGWMTLLELVVVQSAWMVSFTIPMAVLIAVVMAFGAMTNASEITIFRASGISLYRLMAPVLLAATLLSLVAERFNNVVLPEANYKAKSLMADIVKSKPVFGLTENAFSTLIDGYSILVRQTDPETGAIRGIVIYDFTRPDFRTIVTAESGGVNFSSDYHYLIITLENGEIHEIQQPQHKEYRKMSFKKHRFVFESSGFGFNRSVESAIRSDDRDLSSGGLLSISRDFRSRIALAKQRINEPLVHLGSVFGSVPGVSSSKERSMQSNITKEGRTFAAGYVDKLILSLDQELHRMESDTGMYNKYMAEYHKKYALAFACIVFALVGAPLGVLARRGGFGIGAGLSLVFFVLYWILMISGEKLAERGLLDPGLSMWLGNITIGFIGLFLLYRLTGAVFNSSK; translated from the coding sequence ATGAAAATCATTGATCGATATCTTCTGAAGTCTCATATCGGGCCTTTCATTTTTGCTTTTATTACGATTCTCTTTGTTCTGATTCTTCAGTTTTTCGCTGTTTTTTCGGAGCGATTGTTGGGAAAGGGGATCGGCTGGATGACCCTGCTTGAGCTGGTTGTGGTGCAGTCGGCATGGATGGTGAGCTTTACCATTCCGATGGCTGTGCTGATTGCTGTTGTCATGGCATTTGGTGCCATGACCAATGCTTCGGAAATAACGATTTTCAGGGCTTCCGGCATCTCTCTCTACAGGCTTATGGCGCCGGTTCTTCTTGCGGCGACGCTGCTTTCGCTTGTGGCGGAACGGTTTAACAACGTGGTGCTTCCGGAAGCTAACTATAAGGCTAAATCCCTGATGGCCGATATCGTTAAATCAAAGCCGGTTTTTGGTTTAACCGAAAATGCCTTTTCAACACTGATTGATGGATACTCCATTCTGGTGCGCCAGACTGATCCGGAAACAGGTGCAATAAGGGGAATTGTCATCTATGATTTTACACGGCCGGATTTTCGCACTATTGTTACTGCTGAAAGCGGGGGGGTTAATTTTTCATCCGATTATCACTATCTCATCATTACGCTTGAAAATGGCGAGATCCATGAGATTCAGCAGCCGCAGCACAAAGAGTATCGTAAAATGAGTTTTAAAAAGCACCGTTTTGTGTTTGAGTCATCCGGGTTCGGTTTTAACCGATCGGTTGAGTCGGCTATTCGCTCTGATGACCGGGATCTCTCTTCCGGGGGACTCCTTTCAATAAGCAGGGATTTCAGGAGCAGGATTGCTCTTGCAAAACAACGCATCAATGAACCTCTTGTTCATCTTGGCAGCGTGTTTGGCAGCGTGCCTGGCGTTTCTTCATCCAAAGAGCGCTCTATGCAGTCAAACATAACAAAAGAGGGAAGAACATTTGCTGCCGGATATGTGGACAAGCTTATTCTTTCGCTCGATCAGGAGCTTCACCGCATGGAGTCTGATACCGGCATGTACAACAAGTATATGGCCGAATACCACAAGAAGTATGCGCTTGCGTTTGCCTGTATTGTTTTTGCCCTTGTCGGCGCTCCGCTTGGCGTGCTTGCCAGACGCGGAGGGTTCGGTATAGGGGCAGGGTTGTCACTGGTCTTTTTTGTTCTTTACTGGATACTTATGATCAGTGGTGAAAAACTTGCCGAACGGGGTCTTCTTGACCCCGGCCTTTCCATGTGGCTCGGCAATATAACCATCGGCTTTATCGGTCTGTTTCTGCTCTACCGGCTGACCGGCGCGGTTTTCAATTCTTCAAAATAG
- a CDS encoding acyl-CoA thioesterase: MENYKLVLPEHLNHFGFLFGGNLLKWIDEVSYIAVTLDYPGCNFVTIGLDKVEFKQSIRGGTILCFVTEKSKIGNTSIEYTVNVHKDRIETREKVIVFSTKITFVCLDKNGVKKPLDKS; encoded by the coding sequence ATGGAAAACTATAAACTTGTTCTACCCGAACACCTGAACCACTTTGGCTTTCTTTTCGGCGGAAACCTGCTCAAATGGATTGATGAGGTAAGCTACATTGCAGTAACTCTCGACTACCCCGGATGTAACTTTGTCACGATCGGCCTTGACAAGGTCGAATTTAAACAAAGCATTCGCGGAGGCACCATACTCTGTTTTGTCACTGAAAAAAGCAAAATCGGCAACACATCGATAGAGTATACGGTGAACGTGCACAAAGATCGTATCGAAACACGCGAAAAGGTAATTGTTTTCAGTACAAAAATAACATTCGTCTGTCTTGACAAGAACGGAGTAAAAAAGCCCCTCGACAAAAGCTGA